The proteins below are encoded in one region of Thermithiobacillus plumbiphilus:
- the ligA gene encoding NAD-dependent DNA ligase LigA — protein MTQASEEIRDRVAALRAEINEHNHRYYVLDRPIISDAEFDRLLRELEALEQEYPELVTPDSPTQRVGAQPLSAFPSIHYKVPMISLANAFSREEVLDWDRRVREGLGGLDSVTYTAEPKFDGLSVNLCYEAGVLVRAGTRGNGVEGEEVTQNVRTIRNVPLSLRGTGWPDYVEVRGEVVIPKAAFVQMNQEREEQGENVFANPRNAAAGSLRQLDSRITAKRPLSFFAWGLGDCSQPVSDTHAGTLARLRDWGFQISEFFVLAEGIEACLSYYAQMSEQRNALPFEIDGVVYKVDALAARERLGFTARAPRWAIAHKFPAQEEITVVEDILASVGRTGVVTPVALLKPVAVGGVIVSRATLHNQDEISRKDVRIGDSVIIRRAGDVIPEIVGVIPEKRPTGAQPWLMPVQCPVCGSEVLRLPDESAHRCIGGLYCGAQRVGAVLHFASRRAMDIEGLGDKLVEQLVGRDLIKSVADLYTLTLDQLLGLERMGEKSASKLLTRIEASKATTLPRFLYALGIRHVGEATAKSLASHFGDLDPLMQADAATLQGVAEVGPVLAESICHFFAQPHNQEVIAALRAAGVHWPRLEVRAVEEAGPLAGKRLVLTGTLAGMTREEAAARIEALGGKVGNSVSRKTDYVVVGEAPGSKADKARDLGVAMLDEAALLALLERQ, from the coding sequence CCGCGACCGCGTCGCGGCACTGCGCGCTGAAATCAACGAGCACAATCATCGCTATTACGTGCTGGATCGGCCGATCATTTCGGATGCGGAATTTGACCGCCTGCTGCGCGAACTCGAAGCGCTGGAGCAGGAATATCCGGAGCTCGTGACCCCGGATTCCCCCACTCAGCGGGTCGGCGCCCAGCCCCTGAGCGCCTTTCCGAGCATCCACTACAAGGTGCCGATGATCTCGCTGGCCAATGCCTTCTCGCGCGAGGAGGTGCTGGACTGGGACCGGCGCGTGCGCGAGGGCCTCGGCGGCCTCGACAGCGTGACCTATACCGCCGAGCCGAAATTCGACGGTCTCTCGGTGAACCTGTGCTATGAGGCTGGGGTGCTGGTGCGTGCCGGCACCCGCGGCAATGGCGTCGAGGGCGAGGAGGTGACGCAGAACGTGCGGACCATCCGCAACGTACCCCTGAGCCTACGCGGCACGGGCTGGCCGGATTATGTCGAGGTCCGTGGCGAGGTGGTCATTCCCAAGGCCGCCTTTGTGCAAATGAACCAGGAGCGCGAGGAACAGGGCGAGAACGTCTTTGCCAATCCGCGCAATGCCGCGGCCGGCAGCCTGCGCCAGCTCGATTCGCGCATCACCGCCAAGCGGCCTCTGAGTTTCTTTGCCTGGGGACTTGGCGATTGCTCGCAGCCGGTGAGCGATACGCATGCCGGGACGCTGGCCCGCCTGCGTGACTGGGGATTTCAGATCAGCGAATTCTTCGTGCTGGCCGAGGGCATCGAGGCTTGCCTGAGCTACTACGCGCAAATGAGCGAACAGCGCAATGCGCTGCCCTTTGAAATCGACGGCGTGGTCTACAAGGTCGATGCGCTGGCCGCCCGCGAGCGCCTGGGATTCACCGCCCGGGCGCCGCGCTGGGCCATCGCCCACAAGTTTCCGGCCCAGGAAGAGATCACGGTGGTGGAGGACATCCTGGCCTCGGTGGGGCGAACCGGCGTGGTCACCCCGGTGGCGCTGCTCAAGCCGGTGGCCGTGGGTGGGGTCATCGTCAGCCGGGCGACCCTGCACAATCAGGACGAGATCAGTCGCAAGGACGTGCGCATCGGCGACAGCGTCATCATTCGTCGCGCCGGTGATGTCATCCCGGAGATCGTCGGCGTCATCCCCGAAAAGCGCCCGACCGGCGCTCAGCCCTGGCTGATGCCGGTCCAGTGTCCGGTCTGTGGCTCGGAGGTGCTGCGCCTGCCCGATGAATCCGCTCACCGCTGCATCGGCGGGCTTTATTGCGGCGCCCAGCGCGTCGGCGCCGTCCTGCATTTTGCCTCACGCCGGGCCATGGACATCGAGGGGCTCGGTGACAAACTGGTCGAGCAGCTGGTCGGGCGCGACCTGATCAAAAGCGTAGCGGATCTTTATACGCTTACTCTGGACCAGCTGCTTGGTCTTGAGCGCATGGGCGAGAAGTCAGCCAGCAAGCTGCTGACGCGCATCGAGGCCAGCAAGGCGACCACGCTGCCGCGCTTTCTGTATGCGCTTGGGATCCGCCATGTGGGCGAGGCGACCGCGAAAAGCCTGGCCAGCCACTTCGGCGATCTCGATCCCCTCATGCAGGCCGATGCAGCCACATTGCAGGGCGTGGCGGAGGTCGGGCCGGTGCTGGCCGAGAGCATCTGCCATTTCTTTGCCCAGCCGCATAATCAGGAAGTGATTGCCGCCCTGCGTGCTGCCGGGGTTCACTGGCCGCGCCTGGAGGTTCGTGCCGTTGAGGAGGCCGGGCCCCTGGCGGGCAAGCGCTTGGTGCTCACTGGTACCCTGGCAGGGATGACCCGCGAGGAGGCCGCCGCACGTATCGAAGCCTTGGGCGGCAAGGTCGGGAACAGCGTCTCCAGGAAGACGGATTACGTGGTGGTCGGGGAAGCGCCGGGTTCAAAGGCCGATAAGGCGCGCGATCTCGGTGTCGCCATGCTTGATGAGGCGGCGCTTTTGGCACTGCTGGAGCGTCAATGA